The Nicotiana tomentosiformis chromosome 9, ASM39032v3, whole genome shotgun sequence genome contains the following window.
CTAGGAGATGGCTTGTCCACCTGTATCACTTCTTGTACCTCTTCGACTATAGCAAGTTGATTATTTTGAATCTCACCAATATCGTCAACCTCTAGGGCTGCAAATGAGTTAGTTGTCTGCAATTGCTTATCTCCAGCTTTGTCGACTAGAACTAACTCTTTTCTAGTTTTTGACTGAATTTCCTCTTGCCTAGATCCAACTTTTCCTCGATTGTCTTTAACTTCTTTCCATTGCTCATTTGCATTATCAACCACCTTAACACTTGTTAAAAGCATCAAAGGGCCTTGTGCTTTCCCTTTCCTTTCAACATTGTCCCCTTCAACTTGCTTGTCATTAGCCTTGCTTTTCATTAATTCTGGGTGAAGTCTCCAACAATCTAATTCATCATGGCCTTGAAGCTTACATTCATTGCAATACTTGGGAAAGTAATCATACTGAATTTTCACCCATTTAGTCCTTATTTCACCATTAGCCTCATTCTCAATATCCATACGTACTTTCTTTGGTAAATTAGCTAAAGATCCACAAGAACTTTAACTCTTGCACAACTAGATCTTGTTTTGTTAATAGTAGCCATGTCGAGATGTAAACGTTTTCCCACAGTTAGAGCTAAAGAAAATAGACATTCCTTGACGAAAAAAGTAGGCAAAAAGTTTGGAAAAGAAATCCACGCCATTACCTTAGGAGGTTCTTCCCCAACCCTAAATTCTGCATCATAAATTAGCGTCTTCAACTGATATTCATAACCATCTTTGGCTTTCACATAATAAAATCTTTTCGACAAAAAGTTAATGAAATCTTCCCATAATGTTAATATAATTAAAACGTGCTTGTCCCTAAGAAATCCAACACTGCATTCAACTTTGATTCCACATTGAGAATGAATAATGCGACGTAGTTCTGGTAGCTCAGGCCACCCATATGATAACTTACATACTACAACATATTGTAATCCTTCTAACACATTCATGCACTCGACCTCTGCTTCTGTAAACTTCACCAGCGGTTATCCATGCAAATAGGTTGAACGTCTTAGAGATATTGGATTAATTGTGTGGCTCAAACTAGGGTTCGCATGGCCTGGAGAGTTCATCACGACTGGTTTCAATATGTTTAAATAATGTAAGGGCTTGGGATTGTTTGTATTTGTTTTAGTATTAGTGGGGGAGGTAGACCAGCCGTTGAAGAAGGCTGGCCGCCAACCAGAATGGCGATGGCAGTTCTCGCGATAAAGCTCGCCTCAGTCTTCTCCTTTTTGCATGTCGCCAGAGCTCTCAAatgtgttgttttgtatttttgggttttttaagCAAATATACCACTAGGCAGGCTGCCTAatggcttatatatatatatatatatatatatatatatatatatatatatatatatatatatacataaattatCCCAAACATGGGTCCAAATCATACAAAATGTTAGCTATCCAAAATTGATATAATCATATATAACACGACCTCCTCAATGTTGTATTCCATTTGTCTTTGTAATCAGTCATGAGGCTAATAGGAACATCTGGATTAAACAAGGACTGCATGCTTGAAGAATATGTACAATATAGTGCCTTTTCATCTCCATGTTGAACATGAAACCACACTAATACCACTGAAAAATTGATAAGACACTATATTGTTGCAAATATGTTCCCCAATATCAAGCAGCAGTTGCATTTATGTTTCAACTGAAATGATAGCCTCCAGCTTATGACCAAACAGTGAGAATTCATGAACAAAGAGGAGGATCATATGTGCAGTCTTACAATCCTATGAATAATAGATGCACTACCACACCATAATTAGTAGAAGCCTTGTGCAGTATTGGTTTTTTTTTAGCAAATTATACTACTAGACAGGCTTCCTAATAGgtatttttattaataataaaaaagaaaaaaaccacAAAGGAAGAGTACAAGTAAGGGGAAAAAATCTACAGTAGTGTTGCCTCTATGCTTTTTctatataatcatccttgtgcACCTCCATTGGCTTATGATGGCAGCCTCATATGAGGCTCATAGTGTGGCTACCGGCAAAGTCTCATGAGGGCGAATGATCTCATAGCCGTTTGGATATTTTTCAAAGGATAGAACATATAACAAACACTTACTCAACTAGACCTTACCTTTCAATTTCTATTGAGACATGTATAAAAACTAGCATATTACATTTATAGCTATATTCCTCATTCGCACAGTTTTGTTTGCCAATTTGGCCCGCCTTCATGTTGATATCACTTACTGACGCATTCCTATTGAGGCATGAGCATTcttgggtttagggtttaggggcctttttttaaaaaaaaacaatccACTAGGAAAGGTGCCTAGAGCTGGTTTTTATATAtacgaaaaaataaaaataaaataagaagtgTAGAGTCTTACACAATGTAAAGAAATAACCTATGAGAATTACATAGCACCTATTACCGAAATTGAGTTGATGAATCTAAAAATTGGTAGTACATTTTGATCTAATACTATCCATGTGAAGTACTGTACCAACATAGGGTTTAGGGGTTTTGTTTTTTTGGCAATCCGCTAGGCATAGTGCCTAGggctaatttttatatatatcaaCAAAAGCAGAAAAACAAAATCTGTGATGCGTTATAAAATGGAAGAAATAAAAAATTGACAATTACATAGCCCCTATTATCGGAATCGATCTTAATGCTCGATGACGATAGTACATGTTGTATGCTAAGTAGAAGAAGAAAATGTAGTTTAACAACTAGCCAAGGTAAGCCATCAATCATTAAGTCCATTAGTAGCGTTCCACTACTTTGTACATAGCCATTGTCAATTTGCAGCATTTCAATTGAACACGGCCCAGTCTTCAGCATTTCAATTGGTACGTACTTCTTGTTTGGTTGGGGCGTCGTCATTTCCTCATATGCATTGCTAGAAATGCCACTGCCACCTGCACGAGACAGTGGCTCTTCTGTCCAGTGATGTTCGAGCAAGACGTTGTTACCCCCATATTCATGAGGCCCCATAGTGATAATTATTGCCCTACCTCTGTGTACCTTGTGTTATTGCCCTACCTCCATGTACCTTGTGTTTAGATATTACGTGAATGAGCTCCATTTTAATTTGGGTCCCAGATGCATTCATAAGATCCAGAGTTACATCCAAAAAAAATGTGCATAACGTTGTCGCTTAGACACACAACCTCGGCAGTTTTTCCAGTTGGTTTGTGTTGTTTTCCATAGTTGATATTTTCCCACTAATCATGAGATGCACTTTTTGTGTTGTTTTCCATAGTTGATATTTTTCCACTAATCATGAGATGCACTAAGTGTTGTATGCTTACCAGTAATGTCCAGCACTTAGGAGCATGTGTGAGCATGCACTGTCTTAGTAGTGTTGTTCCTATGCTACATTTTGCCCAGAGTTTCACTACAGTTGATGCACTAATATGTGTGTCCTCTCTTGTCCCATCTTCCTTGCATATCAGAGATGTTGTTTTTGTATAGGGGTCCTTGGAAATCAAAATCATACAACCTGCGTAATGACTCAATCTACACTGTCTCGGCCACAAGAGACTGGGTAGTAttgaatattttcttttgttcCTGCCCTTATCAACTTGATTAGGATCACTGTTTGTGATGGTGATTCCATTTATTGGCTTGTGAAGAGCATGGAGATTGCCTTGCCTCAAATCTGTCAAATTACCAAGATCACCTTGCACATTCCTTTGAATATTCAATGGCATGCTTGTACCTACCtttgctcccccccccccctccccccgtgGAATGAGTACTTATTACTAATACCACCAACTGGGGGTTGTTCAAAGAGTAGTGCATGGCCACAGTAACGATTCCTGCAAGAAAGAACACAACATTAGTGAAAACATTTATCACCATGTTCTCCCCCCTAAAAGTTTGATCATGGTGATTGCTTGTTTGATCTCCAACATATTCCAACTTCTCTGCAGTGAAACATATATGACAATTCCTGTGTAATTTTGTCTAGCTCCCTGTTTGAACTGCTGATGCCATGTATTGTATTGAACTGTTCCATAGTATTCCCTTTGGTTCCATTTTCAACAAAAAATGTTGCATATTTCTGGGCAGTATATTCCTGCTTTCCAACCTTGGTGCATTCCTGTTGTGTGTGTCATGATGAACTTTGCTTTGATTCCCTCTAATAGTTGTACCATCTTTGTGACTTAATGACCTTTGGTGCATGAAGGTATTGAATCTTTTGATGTCCATGAACCACATGTGTGGTACTTTGGACTTCATGCTTGTGCTTACCATAATAACTCCTTCAAGGGAATGGCActaggtgctaataccacccaaTGAAATCGTATAATATGATAAGGCATGAGAACAGTAACTTTTCCTGCCAAAAAGAAAACAAAGTTAGTGGAAATTGATCACAACATGTTCTCCTCCCTAGGGATTCGAACATATTGGTCCAATGCACGCTCATGTCCCCTATACTTCTTTATCTCCTTGATCCATAGTTCTTGGCAACCTTTACCCTCAAGTATGGACATTGTAACTTGTCTTCATTGACTATTCTCCTCCCTTGGGTATATAATTGGAAAAATTCTTGACATTCATTATTCCCATGATCTAGTGCATAATTGGCAAGATGTTCAGCCAATTTGTTCCCTTCTCTAAAAATGCGTGACACAACATAATTGCCTCCATTCAATATCTGCATAATTTCCTCAATCTGGTCTGCTATACTCCAAGGTGGCTTCCACGATCCCTCCATAATTTTCTTCATAAGTATCGAGTAAATTTGGACACACACTTGGGAGTACTACTGCATTCTGCAGAATTTTAGTGCTTCTACAATAGCCTCTGCCTCTGCTTCAATGTTTgttgtttcatttcttttcttcccTGCTTCAAACACAATGTATCCATATTCATCCCTTACACAATATCCAATTGCACTCCTACCAGGATTTCCCCTCGAGGCACCATCTGTGTTCACTTTAATCCAGCCTTATCCTGGTAATTCCCAAACTACTTTTCTAATATTTAATCTAGGTGTATAGTTCTCTATCATTGCTAATAGTTCATGCCATTTGTGAGGAATATTATTCACTCCTGGTTTCCTTACTTTCACAAGTGCTTGAAGAGTCGATGAAACTTAATATATCACATGACTGGTTGAGACATCATCACCATATTTCATGCTATTCTTTCTCTTCCATAATTCCCATACTACACAGGAAGGCAAAGCCTACATAATTGGTTTGAGTCTATCACACACTTTGGCAGTCCAGCATTTTGTGATAGCATGATGCATTGTCAATCCCTATACATCAATATGTGCCCTCGAGAGGAAATATCTCCATACATCTCTAGCAGTCTCTGAGTTGAAGAATAAATGTTGTAGAGTTTCTTCCTTAGGTTGTGTGCAACACCAGTATTTCGAGGGCATAAGGTAACCCAGCCTCTTCATTAAGTCATCTAGAGGCAGTTTTGCCTTCCAAACTTTCCACATGAAGAATGCAATTTTGAATGGTAGCCCCTTCACCCAAATCATCTTGTAAGCTACCCTTGGTTCATCTCTTCTTCTCACATACTCCCATGCAGTTCTAACATTTAAATAGCCTCGAGGTTCCAACATCCAATAAGGCACATCAAGTACCTCATTTACAGGAGGTGGCTTGATGTTTTCTACAATATGCATAGCATACTCCTCAGGTAAAACCTCCAGCAATCTATCCACATTCCAATCACCTTCTCAACCACATCCCATACATTGTGAATGGACTCATCCCTCCAAAAATCTTGTGGAACAATGAAGTACAAAGCCCCTAGATCTGTCCAGTTATCATATCAAAAGAGTGACGACCCCATCTTTGGATGCCATTTTATTTGATGCTCGGTTAAATCCCTACACTCTAGCATCTTCCTCCATACATGAGACCCTTCCCTCCATGGCACAATCACTGAGTTCATTTTCTTACAATATTTCTGGCTCATAAAAGAGCTCCACAAACTTGGCTTGGTTCTATAGTTCCACCATAGTTTACAGAACAGTGCCTTAGATACATCGTGCAAAGATCGAAAGCCAATTCCACCTTCAACATATGGCATACATAATGTGTTCCAAGATTCCCAATGCCTGCTGCTTCCTCCTACTGAACTGCACCAGAAGAATTGTGCAAGTATTTTGTGTAGCTTGTTTATTACATAGTTGGGAGGATTGACTGCTGAAAGCAGGTGTATGGGCATACTTTGCAGTATATGAGCAATCAAGACTGCTCTGCCACCTATAGAAAGCAACTTCCCCTTCCATGATTGTAATTTGTCCAGTACTTTAGTGATCAAACTTTGATAATGATCCATTTTTCTCCTCGCGTAAAACATGGGACAACCTAGGTACATGAATAGGAATTCTTGCCTTTCGATACTAGTGACCCTTTTCACTTTATTTGCTACCTCTACATCTGTTAAGTGATGCATATAAATAGCTGACTTGCTTTTATTCAAAAGCTGCCCAGATGGAGCCTCATATGCTCCTAACACTTCCATAATTAATCGAAGTGAAATAGCATCAGATGAAGAGAAGATAATAGTGTCATCTGCGAAGGCTAGATGATTTATTTTAGGACTCCATTTAGGTAGGCCAAAGATACAAAAGTACAGGTTCAAATGTAGAGCATTTAACCCCCTCAACAGTGCTTCAGCAGCTAGGATAAATGATGTAGGCGACAATGAATCTCCTTGTTTGACTCCTCTCGGTGATTTGAAAAAGCCATGTGCCTGGCCATTGATAAGAACAAAATACCAGTTATTTGAGACAATGCCAAAAATTATGCCAATGAATCTCTCTGCAAAGCTCATCTTCCTAAGCACCTTAGTAAGAAAAAGCCAAGATAACTTGTCGTATGCCTTagtcatataaagcctcataacTACATTTGTTCCAATTTTAGTTCTAAGTCTTATATATGTAATTATCTCCTGCGTGAGAAATAAATTTTCAACAATGCTCCTCCCTTTCACAAAGCCAGCATATTCTTCAGATATAATATTAGGTTGTAGTCCCACTAGCCTCTCATGTAACACTCTCAATATCAGTTTATTGGTAAAGTTGCTAAGACTTATTAGCCTCAAATCAGAAAATGTAGTCACCTATTTTTTCTCTGGGAGTAGGACCAAGTTAGTGTGAGTCACTCATTTTGGTAATTCATGGCTATTGAAAAATGCTATCAccatgtcaaatacttcatccCTTATTATGTCCcaacatgagtgataaaatctgCATGTGTATCTATGTGGTTCCCCTGCACTATCTCCATTCAAACCAATTACTGTATTTTTTACCTCATCTTTTGTTGGTTGCTTCATTAGTTCTGAGTTCTGCTCCATATAAACCAGTTGGCACACGATCTAAAATGTGAAATGAAGTTGGCATAGTGGTTTCTTTGAACTGTTCTTTATAAAAGTTAACAGCTTCCACAacaatttcttcatcatcttctatCCACATACCTTGACTGTTTTGAATCCTTTTGAGATGCAGCCTCTTCCTTCGACCCTTGACTTGAGTATGAAAACATTTGGTATTCATGTCACCATCTTTGAACCAAGCCATACTTGATTTATGCTTCCAATATTTTTCCTCCAAGGTAAGAAATCTGATCAACTCTGCTTGTACTTTGTGCAATCTTTCTCTGTTCAGTTTGGTAGGATTAGCTTCAAATTGTGCTTCATGAACCAATACTACCTCCTCCAAGCTTGCAATCTTCTGAAAAATGTCGCCATAGGTTGCTCTACTCCACACTGACattgccttttttttttaatttcttcagCTTATAATTGAACATGACAAATGGGCTTGCACTAAAATCTGCCTTCCAGTTCTCTCTCACAATTTTCTTAAATGACTCATGCTCGACCTAGAAATTAAGAAATCTGAAAGGTTTCTTCACTGGAGAAACCTCTATATCACACTTTAGTTGCATAGGACTGTGGTCTGAGCCTATCTTTGACAAATGTGTAACTTCAATTCCTAGGAAGGTATGCTGAAATTCAACATTTGCTAGACATCTATCTAACCTCTTGAAAATACAGTTTTCTTCTGCCCTCCCATTCCACCAAGTGAAAATACTACCTTGGAAGCCAAGATCAAATAAGTTGCAAGTGTTGATGTAGTGTTGAAAGTCATCAGTTTCATTCAAAGACACTGGCAAACCACCATACTTTTTTTCTTCATCCCAAATAACATTAAAGTCTCCACCTACAAGCCATGGCATAGTCATGTCCCTTGCCATTGCATATATTGAGTCCCACATCTCTATTTTTTAGATGGCATCACATTTAGCATATACCAAAGTAAGAATCAATTCTACATGTGTTTCAGAATGAACGAGCCTTAGTGTCAGTTGCTGCACCATGTTATACATAATAGTAACATCAAATATCTCATCTATAAAAGTCCAAATCTTGTTTGATACATTTGCAATTACCTGTGCAAATCCAATTTTTTTTCTATACCTTTCCAGTTTTTTAGCCTGTTGCATTGGCTCCATTAATCCTATAAATTCATAATGATTCTGCCTATGCATTTTGATCAGCCTCTCAAAGGCTTGTTGTGTATTAACTGGCCGTATGTTCCAAATAAGAGCATCCATCACTGATTTTTTGATTTGGTCAGAGTCATCCTTGTTTGTACACCACTTGTGTGCACAGTGTTGTTATCTTTCTGCTGCCTTTTCCTTCCTTTTGCTGCTGATTTAGCCTTTTCCATATGCCTAGGTGATAGATCCCTTGCCTTGCTACATTTTGAAAATTCTAGGCGGTATACTCTTGATCCATATCCTTGCCTATTCTATTAATTTTCTCATCTACATCATTGGCATCCTTACCCCAATAGAGTCATAgaatttatattgtgaggtttaGGTACCACTGATTGATCCTCTCCTTTCTTCTACAGCTTCAGTTGTGTGGTTTCCAATGGAGCAGTACTAGGTACATCTGCAAGTTGTGCAGTAGGCAGTTGCTCATTCCCAGTATTTGTAAGTACCTTTAAGTTAGCAACAACACTTTTCTTAGATACTGCAATCTCCCTTGTTCCACCTGGATCTACAGCATCAGATCCTCTTCCTGCAAACTTCTCCATATCAATTCCATTACCATTTGTTGCAATCTGCTTGTCCTTGCCAGCTTCCTGAACATTTGACTCCTCATTAACATTGTTTGTATTAACATCGGTATTGTTGTTAGCTGTAACAATGGGATAACCATTTACActttgctcttctccctcttgaTCATCGTCAGCTGGTTCATCATCAACTGGTGCTCCATCTGGAGCTTCACCTTCATCTGAAACCTCCACTATTTGGTTAGACCATAACCTTACTCCACTCCATTGAACTCTCTCATTCACCTTAGGAAACGTTGTTCCCCTAGTTCGATTGTCGGGAGTTTTGGCCAATTCCCTATCCACCATGGTGTCTTGTGATGGTATGTCCTGGCATGATGTGTTAATTCCCACTGCATTGTATTTGAAAGTTCTTTGGACCCAATGAGAAGTTGATTCCTTTGCTACAGCTGTCACCTTTTCTTTCTCACTTGGAGTAGTATCCTTACGACCATTAGTTGATCCAATCCCATATGAGTTAGGATTAAACACTGGAGTTGCTGGATTTAGATTTTCAACTGTTTTAGGAACATATTTTTGAGTCTTCTTCTGCATCACATTAGTATCCTCATTCCCAACTTCCTCAATTTCCAATATTGCAAATTTATTTCCCATTCGCACCTGTTGCTCTCCACCTTGATTAactgagattatttctttttcatTAGTTCTATGAGTTTCCTTCTGATTAACAACATTCTTGCCACGGTTATCCCTAACTTCTTTCTATAGTTCCTTGCCATTACCAGACGCATTGCCAGGTGCTGCAGGATTTCTAATaccatttttcttaaaattatgATGTCCATTTTGTTGAGCATTTTCCTCTATCGCAACAATCTGATTCTTCTCATTATCTTCGTTGTTATCCATTTCCATGATTGCAAATTTATTAGTTGCTTGCACCTATTGAGTAATCTTCTCAACTGGCACGATTTCTTGCCCAATTTTAGTCACATTCCCAACAACTTTTCCGCTCGTGAGAATCATTAAAGGGGCATTATGTTTTTTTGTTTTCCCCTGGTCTTCCACTGCAGCTGTGACATTGTGAAATGTAGCAGAAGAAGCTCTCTTGTCATTGCTTCGACTTTCGACTAGGTCGGGGTTCAATCGCCAACATTCGATTTCATTGTGGCCTTGAAACTTACACTGCTTATAATATTTTGGCAACATGTTATAGTAAACCTTTGCCCACTCTATTCTTACCTCTCCAGTAACTTCATCATCGATGTCCAGACGTATCCtcctaggtagctcggccaataaaTCAACTAGAACTTTTATTCTAGCATAACGCGGCCTAGTTTTGTTTATCGTCACCGTGTCAAGACACAGGGGCCTCCCCACAGCTGTAGCTAAGGAAAACAGAGTTTTCTTTACATAAAACGTAGGCAGCAGTCACGAAAAATAAATCCACGTCATCGCCATCAGAGTTTCTTCACCCTCCTTAAATTTTGCATCGTAAATAAGAGTTTGCAACTGGTATTCGTACCCATCTTTGGATTTGATGTAGTATGTACTCTTCGATGTGAAATCGAAGAAGTCTTGCCATAGAGTTAATCTAATTAACACATGATGATCTCTAAGAAATTTGATCTTGTACTCCCATTTGATGCCACACTGTGTTGGTATGATTCGGCGAAGTTCATGAATCTCCGGAGATCCATATGAGAGTTTTTTGACGACGGCATATTGAAGACCCTCAATAACATTCATCCGTTTGACTTCCACCACTTTGAATCTAATAACTTGATGACCATTCAAGAAAGTAGATCGTCGCATCGAATTGGGCTGCACTGAATTTGCAGCAGTAGCCATCGCTGGATGATTTAACGTATTTGGTTTCAAAATCTTTGAGAAATCTAGGGAGGTTGGATTGGAGTTTTTTGTTGTATGTTATTGTGCGATGCTGGGGAAGGGCTGACCAGCCGACAAAGATGGCTGGCCACCGGCCATTGTGGCCATTTGAAGCTCAAAGCTTCAGTTTTCCGCGATGAACAGTAGCTCGCATGCACTGTTCACGGTACTGTTCACATCGAAAGTTTGGGTTTAGGATTTAGGGGTTTATCTTCatgatattattatttttaaaaatccaCTAGGCAATGTGCCTAggctaatttttatatataaaaataaaaaagaaaaatatgtaGCATGTTGTCTTACAAGGAGTAAGACCATAAGATATGTAAAATACATGCTTCCTATTACCAAGTTTGGGCCTATGATACCCAAAACTGATATTACATTTTGACCTAGTAAGAATATAAAAGACATGTATAAAAACTAGCCTATTACAATTGTAGCCATATTCTTCATTTGCACAGTTTTGTTTGCCAATTTGGCCCATCTTCATGTTGATACCAGTACTCGTGTAATCcaaatcaactccataagaatgCACCACATGTGTAGATAAGCTACAATCATTTGATGTAGCACAATATAGAGTCCTGCAGACATTATAGAATGCTTCCATTGCTACCCAGAAAACGATGTTCATGTTGTCTTTGCCATTTGCTTCCAGATTTCTAACCTGATACTTGCATGAAAATGTGAGGCTCCTCTCAGAATATCTTCCATGTACATCCTAATTGTTTGTGATGGTACCCATGTCCATGCATTCCTATCCAAATCTCTCGTAGAAACCATTGAAAAACACTGCCTCGTCCATCTGGCATATTTGTTGTTCTTGTGTGTATCATCACTTGAAGATTGTATCTTGAAATTGCTTGCTAGGTTAGTTACCATGCTTGACCTAATAAAATAGTGTTCATGTAGAGTTACATGACAAAGTTCCCCAATGAGGTCGTAATAACCTAGATGTTTCTTTTGATTCCCCAGTTCTATGCTTTTGCCTACTGTTGCTTCCCTTCCATTGGAATAAGTACATAGTACTAATACCACCAAATGAAAGTTGTTCAAAGAATAGATCATGGAGACAGTAACATTTCCTGCAAAAAGAAAACTAGTTTCGTGAAAAAAAAGATCCACATACTCTCCTCCATAAGGATTTTAGTGTGATGATCCATTGTGCTCACAGATTTCAACCTACTCCTACTACTCCTTTCCTCCTCACCTCCTAGCTTCTTGCAACCTTTACTCTTATATATGGGCATTGAAACTTATCACTATTCACAATCCTTCTCCCTTTAACGTCTAGATCTCCAAAGCAGTGGCATTCAATTTCACATGTATCTAGAGCATAGTTAGCTATGTGATCTGCCAGTTGGTTACCCTCCCTGCGTGTATAAGAAATTTTCAAATGACATCGCTTCATCAACTCATTAATTTCCTCCACATACACTGCCATAGACCATAGTGAAGTCCACACTCCTTGTATTATATTTTTGACAACCATCGAATCAGTATGAAAATCAATAAGGATATAATCATGCTCTACACAATATCTCAATGCTTATAAAATCGCTCTCACCTCAGCTTATGTATTTGTACCTTGTGGTATTTTCTTGCCACATGCATACACAACATTTCCTTCTTCATTCCTTAATACGTAGTCAATCAAACTCCTGCCTGAATTGCCTCTCGATGCCCCATCAATATTGACTTTTATCCACCCATGTCCAAGGAACTCCCACACAACATTTTAGTGAACTTAAATGTAGGACTATATTGTTCCATCATATGTATCAAGTCTTGCCATTTATGTAGAACATTTTGGAGGCTTGGCTTTCTGAATTTTACCAGATATTGAAGAGTTGATGATACCTAGTAAATGACCCTATAACTGATACTGCATCTccatatttataataatttatccTCTTCCATAACTCCTAAATAATGATCGATGGTAAAGCTTGAAGTATTGGTTGCAATCTTGGGATAAACTGCACTGTCCAGCATTTCACCACAGCTTGGTGGAATGTCAATCCATCAATAGCTATTCCTACACATGATAGAAAATACTATTACACTTTCCTGGCATCATATGAGTTGAAAAACAAATGAGAGAGTGTTTCTTTTTAAAGTTGCACGCAGCACCAACATATTGAAGCCATTAAATAACCCAATCTTTTGAAAAAATCATCAAGAGGCAGTTTATTCTTCCAAACTTTTCATATAAAGAATGAAATCTTAAAGGGTAATCCCTTCACCTAAATCATCCTATATACATTACATGGTTTCTTCCTCCTCCTTATTTATTCCCAATCAGATTTAATATTGAACTCTCCCC
Protein-coding sequences here:
- the LOC138899178 gene encoding uncharacterized protein, which translates into the protein MWDSIYAMARDMTMPWLVGGDFNVIWDEEKKYGGLPVSLNETDDFQHYINTCNLFDLGFQGSIFTWWNGRAEENCIFKRLDRCLANVEFQHTFLGIEVTHLSKIGSDHSPMQLKCDIEVSPVKKPFRFLNF